A genomic segment from Rhinatrema bivittatum chromosome 19, aRhiBiv1.1, whole genome shotgun sequence encodes:
- the PRRG2 gene encoding transmembrane gamma-carboxyglutamic acid protein 2, whose amino-acid sequence MWWGRGSAVLLILEILATGTHILASRDPAAPSKAEEEVFLNEWAAHRFLGRKLLYNHWDFELFVPDNLERECQEEVCNYEEARECFEDDQATRTFWASYPHNGKGGDSEITPTVDVAGLVAGLTAAVILLIMGVIVVLYCVKYKGRERSRGRVPVSLTSNMLPPEDVPLTQLPGQLPGAPGLPSYEQALEASGTYDAPPPPYQRDSAQPS is encoded by the exons atgtggtgggggaggggttcagCGGTCCTGCTAATACTGGAGATCTTGGCGACTGGCACGCACATCCTGGCTTCTAGGGATCCGGCTGCCCCCAGTAAGGCGGAGGAAGAAG TTTTCCTAAACGAGTGGGCGGCGCACAGATTCCTGGGCCGCAAGCTGCTCTACAACCACTGGGACTTCGAGCTCTTTGTTCCAGACAACCTGGAACGAGAGTGCCAGGAAGAGGTGTGCAACTACGAGGAGGCCCGCGAGTGTTTCGAGGATGACCAGGCCACG AGAACATTCTGGGCCTCGTATCCTCATAACGGAAAAGGTGGAGATTCAG AAATCACGCCTACGGTAGACGTGGCTGGCCTGGTGGCTGGGCTCACTGCTGCTGTCATCCTACTGATCATGGGAGTTATTGTTGTACTGTACTGTGTGAAGTACAAAGGCAGAGAGCGGAGCCGGGGAAG AGTGCCCGTGAGTCTAACCAGCAATATGCTGCCTCCGGAAGATGTGCCCTTGACCCAGCTCCCAGGACAACTGCCAGGGGCACCAGGACTTCCATCCTATGAACAGGCACTCGAGGCCTCGGGTACCTACGATGCACCTCCTCCGCCCTACCAGAG